The Erigeron canadensis isolate Cc75 chromosome 4, C_canadensis_v1, whole genome shotgun sequence genome window below encodes:
- the LOC122595498 gene encoding zinc finger protein SHOOT GRAVITROPISM 5 has translation MFDNNHNNNPSSSSDPFLISPDNGLSNKRKRRPAGTPDPDAEVVSLSPKTLLESDRYVCEICNQGFQRDQNLQMHRRRHKVPWKLLKRESPEVKKRVFVCPEPSCLHHDPCHALGDLVGIKKHFRRKHSNDKQWVCEKCSKGYAVQSDYKAHLKTCGTRGHSCDCGRVFSRVESFIEHQDACTVRRVHPDLPMFQPACSSRTASSTSPSSDTNLSNIPTLQRIPHIPPQEDTHTQNNLELQLLPSSSLYEQNNDNQTNLKLSIGNGTSFHKEEKMKMAIAENELAEEARQQAKRQIETAELEFANAKRIRKQAQAELERAKALREQATKKISSTILEITCHSCKQRFQASNNGVVTTADEMSSAVTEGDGD, from the exons ATGTTTGACAACAATCACAACAACaatccatcttcttcttctgatCCCTTTCTTATTTCACCAGATAATGGTCTTtccaacaaaagaaaaagacgtCCCGCTGGTACCCCAG atcCGGATGCTGAAGTTGTGTCATTATCACCAAAGACATTGTTGGAATCAGACAGATATGTATGTGAGATCTGTAACCAAGGTTTCCAAAGAGATCAAAATCTACAAATGCACCGGCGCCGCCATAAAGTGCCATGGAAGCTCTTAAAAAGGGAGTCACCGGAGGTTAAAAAGCGGGTTTTCGTGTGCCCGGAACCAAGTTGTTTGCACCATGATCCGTGTCATGCACTTGGGGACTTAGTAGGGATCAAAAAACACTTTAGAAGGAAACACAGCAATGATAAACAATGGGTTTGTGAGAAATGTTCTAAAGGATATGCTGTTCAATCTGATTATAAAGCTCATCTCAAAACTTGTGGCACTCGAGGCCATTCTTGTGATTGTGGCCGAGTCTTTTCcag AGTCGAAAGTTTCATCGAGCATCAAGATGCTTGTACCGTCCGACGTGTCCACCCGGACCTCCCGATGTTCCAACCGGCTTGTTCATCTCGAACCGCGTCAAGTACAAGTCCATCAAGCGACACGAATTTAAGTAACATTCCGACGTTGCAACGTATACCACATATCCCTCCTCAAGAAGACACACATACTCAAAACAACTTAGAGCTTCAACTTTTACCATCTTCTTCGTTATACGAACAAAACAACGATAACCAGACCAATTTGAAGCTATCTATTGGAAATGGAACTAGCTTtcacaaagaagaaaaaatgaagATGGCAATTGCGGAAAATGAGTTGGCAGAAGAAGCTAGGCAACAAGCTAAGAGACAGATTGAAACTGCGGAGTTGGAGTTTGCAAACGCTAAACGGATCAGGAAACAAGCTCAAGCGGAATTGGAAAGGGCTAAAGCTTTAAGAGAACAAGCTACTAAAAAAATTAGTTCCACCATCTTAGAGATCACTTGTCATTCGTGTAAGCAGCGGTTTCAAGCTAGTAATAACGGTGTAGTCACTACGGCTGATGAGATGTCATCTGCTGTCACCGAGGGCGATGGAGATTAA